The following nucleotide sequence is from Borrelia sp. A-FGy1.
TATTAATGATGAATTTATTGTTCTGAGGGGCGGCAGAGGTGGACTTGGAAATTCAAGTTTTAAAAATTCTACAAGACGGGCTCCAAGATATGCTCAACCTGGAGAAAAGGGAATTACATTAAATCTTCGTTTGGAATTATCTTTAATAGCTGATATTGGACTCGTTGGACTTCCTAATTCAGGTAAATCTTCGCTAATTTCTAGAATAACTTCTTCAAGGTCAAAATCTGCGGATTATTCTTTTACTACTAAAATACCACATCTTGGTGTGCTTAAAGATTCTTATTATGATTTAGTTATTGTTGATATTCCTGGAATAATTAGAGGTTCAAGTAGAGGTGTAGGACTTGGTTTTGAATTTTTAAGACATATCTCAAAAGCTTCTGGTTTAGTTTTTTTGATTGATGTTTCTAGTGATAACTTTTTGAGTTCCTATAATATTCTTATTAATGAACTTGGAATATATGGATCTGGGCTTTTAGATAAGCGACGAATAATTGTAGCTAATAAACTTGATTTAGAAGGTGCAGAAAAAAATTTTGAGCAAATTAAAAAGGTTTTAGAGGATAAAGGTGAGAAAGTTTTGGGTATTTCTATTTATGAAGATAAAGGAATAAAAGAACTTATTAGAGAATTTTTTATTTTGTTAGGAAATAAAAAAGATAATTTTTTATTTTAAAAATTAA
It contains:
- the obgE gene encoding GTPase ObgE — protein: MHTFKDVIYITVSSGDGGAGCVSFLRERFKAKGGPDGGDGGRGGNVVFRVKDTLKTLSFYKNGQRLFAKSGKPGMGFQKKGANGEDLVLFVPSNTSIYDSDTGSILFKLLDINDEFIVLRGGRGGLGNSSFKNSTRRAPRYAQPGEKGITLNLRLELSLIADIGLVGLPNSGKSSLISRITSSRSKSADYSFTTKIPHLGVLKDSYYDLVIVDIPGIIRGSSRGVGLGFEFLRHISKASGLVFLIDVSSDNFLSSYNILINELGIYGSGLLDKRRIIVANKLDLEGAEKNFEQIKKVLEDKGEKVLGISIYEDKGIKELIREFFILLGNKKDNFLF